In Bacillus sp. FJAT-45037, the following are encoded in one genomic region:
- a CDS encoding type III pantothenate kinase, translating to MILVIDVGNSNIVLGVYDKEELVYHWRIATSRQKTEDEFAMSIKALFVDKGLTFRCIEGIIISSVVPPIMFSLEQMCKKYFALPPMIIGPGIKTGLNIKYDNPREVGADRIVNAVAAIELYGTPLVIVDFGTATTYCYINEHKQYMGGAIAPGISISTEALYNRASKLPRIEIAKPEQVLGKNTIHAMQAGIFFGYVGQVDGIVTRMKEESYEAPTVVATGGLATLISTEARSIDIVDPFLTLKGLRMIYEKNKDSMKKR from the coding sequence ATGATCCTAGTTATTGATGTAGGGAATTCAAATATTGTTTTAGGTGTGTATGACAAGGAAGAGCTTGTCTATCATTGGCGAATTGCAACAAGCAGGCAAAAGACAGAAGACGAATTTGCGATGTCAATCAAAGCGTTATTTGTTGATAAAGGATTAACTTTCCGATGTATTGAAGGGATTATCATATCTTCAGTCGTTCCTCCGATTATGTTTTCGCTTGAGCAAATGTGTAAGAAGTACTTTGCGCTACCCCCGATGATCATTGGACCTGGAATAAAGACCGGGTTAAATATAAAATATGATAACCCACGGGAGGTCGGCGCTGATCGGATTGTAAACGCAGTGGCCGCTATTGAGCTATATGGTACACCGCTGGTTATTGTAGACTTCGGAACAGCGACAACGTATTGCTATATTAATGAACATAAACAATATATGGGTGGGGCGATTGCTCCGGGCATTTCAATTTCAACAGAAGCTCTGTATAACCGTGCATCGAAATTACCTCGTATCGAGATTGCTAAACCTGAGCAAGTGTTAGGTAAAAATACAATTCATGCGATGCAGGCGGGCATTTTTTTCGGCTATGTAGGACAAGTTGATGGAATTGTTACGAGAATGAAAGAAGAATCTTATGAGGCTCCGACTGTTGTTGCAACAGGAGGTTTAGCGACCCTTATATCGACAGAAGCTAGAAGTATTGATATTGTTGATCCTTTTCTTACGTTAAAAGGATTGCGAATGATTTATGAAAAGAATAAAGATAGTATGAAGAAACGATAA
- the hslO gene encoding Hsp33 family molecular chaperone HslO produces the protein MSDYLVRATAFEGKVRAYSLVATDMINEAVRRQGTWPTASAALGRAMMASTMMGAMLKGDAKLMIKIEGKGPIGAIIVDSNTKGESRGYVTNPQTHFDLNQNGKLDVARAVGTEGYLSVVKDIGMRDNFTGSVPIVSGELGEDFTYYFASSEQTPSSVGVGVLVNPDNSILAAGGFIIQLMPGADDAVITEIEKRLSSIPPISKLVEAGMPPEEMLQSLLGDDNVKFLDKMPVAFSCTCSKERVANAIISLGEKEIRDMIDADGGAETRCHFCNETYQFDANELEILITKTQG, from the coding sequence ATGAGTGACTATTTAGTTAGGGCAACGGCGTTTGAAGGAAAAGTACGTGCATATTCGCTAGTAGCGACGGATATGATTAATGAGGCAGTTCGCAGACAAGGAACATGGCCGACTGCATCAGCAGCATTGGGTCGTGCAATGATGGCTAGCACGATGATGGGGGCTATGTTAAAAGGTGATGCGAAATTGATGATTAAAATCGAAGGAAAAGGCCCTATCGGTGCTATTATCGTCGACAGTAACACAAAGGGGGAGTCACGTGGTTATGTTACGAACCCGCAAACTCACTTTGATTTAAATCAAAACGGAAAACTGGATGTAGCTCGTGCTGTGGGAACAGAGGGATACTTGTCTGTTGTAAAGGATATTGGAATGCGTGATAACTTTACAGGTAGTGTTCCGATTGTATCAGGAGAACTTGGGGAGGATTTCACATATTATTTTGCGTCATCTGAGCAGACACCGTCATCTGTTGGGGTAGGAGTGCTTGTAAATCCTGACAACTCGATTTTAGCAGCGGGTGGTTTTATTATTCAGTTGATGCCTGGTGCTGATGATGCCGTGATCACTGAGATTGAAAAACGATTAAGTTCGATTCCGCCCATCTCAAAACTAGTGGAAGCAGGAATGCCTCCAGAAGAAATGCTTCAATCCCTTCTAGGTGATGATAATGTTAAATTTTTAGACAAGATGCCCGTGGCTTTCTCTTGTACGTGTTCAAAGGAACGAGTGGCAAATGCCATCATCAGTCTCGGTGAAAAAGAAATTCGCGACATGATTGATGCAGATGGCGGCGCGGAAACACGTTGCCATTTCTGCAATGAAACATACCAGTTTGATGCGAATGAATTGGAAATCTTAATTACGAAAACGCAAGGATAA
- the cysK gene encoding cysteine synthase A: protein MKVVHSITDLIGQTPLVKLNRLVTDKHADVYLKLEFMNPGSSVKDRIGLAMIEAAEKDGTLKEGDTIVEPTSGNTGIGLAMVAAAKGYQTKLVMPETMSLERRNLLRAYGAELILTPGPEGMGGAIRKATELAKEHGYFMPQQFENKANPKIHRETTGKELLEQVDGQLDGFVSGIGTGGTITGAGGFLKEHFPNLHIAAVEPKDSPILSGGNPGPHKIQGIGAGFVPDILDTKLYDEVIQVSTEDAFEYARRAAREEGILGGISSGAAIYSALKLAEKLGPGKKVVAIIPSNGERYLSTPLYQFED from the coding sequence ATGAAAGTTGTACATTCAATAACCGATTTAATTGGTCAAACGCCACTTGTGAAACTGAATCGTCTTGTAACAGATAAGCATGCGGATGTTTATTTGAAGTTAGAATTTATGAATCCAGGAAGCAGTGTGAAAGATCGAATTGGTCTTGCCATGATTGAAGCTGCTGAAAAAGATGGAACGTTAAAAGAGGGAGATACAATCGTGGAGCCGACAAGTGGTAACACGGGGATAGGTCTTGCGATGGTCGCAGCGGCTAAAGGGTATCAAACAAAATTAGTCATGCCAGAAACGATGAGTTTAGAGCGTCGTAACCTACTACGAGCGTATGGAGCCGAGCTTATTTTAACTCCAGGTCCAGAAGGTATGGGTGGTGCGATCCGTAAGGCAACTGAGTTGGCAAAAGAACACGGCTACTTCATGCCACAACAGTTCGAAAATAAAGCGAACCCTAAAATTCATCGTGAAACCACAGGGAAAGAGCTTCTAGAGCAAGTAGATGGACAATTAGATGGATTTGTTTCTGGAATTGGGACGGGTGGAACGATAACAGGAGCAGGTGGATTCTTAAAAGAACACTTCCCAAATTTGCACATTGCTGCTGTCGAACCGAAAGATTCTCCAATTTTATCAGGAGGAAACCCAGGTCCGCATAAAATCCAAGGTATTGGGGCGGGCTTTGTACCGGATATTTTGGATACGAAACTGTATGATGAAGTGATCCAAGTTTCAACTGAAGATGCGTTTGAATATGCTCGTCGTGCAGCGCGGGAAGAAGGGATTCTTGGCGGAATCTCCTCGGGTGCTGCGATCTACTCTGCTTTAAAGCTGGCTGAAAAGCTTGGACCAGGGAAGAAAGTGGTAGCAATCATTCCATCAAACGGAGAGCGTTACTTGAGCACACCATTATATCAATTTGAAGATTAA